Proteins from a single region of Nocardiopsis dassonvillei subsp. dassonvillei DSM 43111:
- a CDS encoding formimidoylglutamate deiminase, whose translation MTTGADSGPAASAPGGSAGPAACGTASGRSRGPRDHRLWCEWAWTGAEDGTPEHGVLVEVADGRITSVTVATPRPGDAETLTGLTLPGLANAHSHAFHRALRGRTHAGGGSFWTWRETMYRVAERLDPDTYHRLARAVYVEMALAGITCVGEFHYLHHAPGGDRYADPNAMGHALAAAAADAGIRITLLDVCYLSGGLDGNGVHQPLAGPQLRFGDGDADGWAERAAAFRPGGGHVRTGAAAHSVRAVPAAQLPEVAAFAAGRDAVLHVHVSEQPGENAACLAAYGRTPTAVLADAGALTPRTSLVHATHLSDADVAAVRAAGSTVCLCPTTERDLADGLPRTGDLLPAPLSLGTDQHALTDMFEEARAVELHERLRTHRRGTLGAGELLRAATAHGHASLGWTREPGAAAPGASEGSAHVGAGPQEPPRGASDAGVLAPGARADLVNVPLDGTRLAGADPARAADAVVFAAASADVRHVMADGRWTVRDGVHTLVPDTARELDTVIKEVLT comes from the coding sequence ATGACGACCGGCGCGGACTCCGGCCCCGCCGCCTCCGCCCCCGGCGGGAGCGCCGGTCCTGCGGCATGCGGAACCGCCTCCGGGCGTTCCCGGGGGCCGCGCGACCACCGCCTGTGGTGCGAGTGGGCGTGGACCGGCGCCGAGGACGGCACTCCCGAGCACGGCGTGCTCGTGGAGGTGGCCGACGGCCGCATCACGTCGGTGACGGTCGCGACGCCGCGCCCCGGGGACGCCGAGACCCTCACCGGCCTCACCCTGCCCGGGCTCGCCAACGCCCACTCGCACGCCTTCCACCGGGCGCTGCGGGGGCGCACCCACGCCGGCGGCGGATCCTTCTGGACCTGGCGCGAGACCATGTACCGCGTTGCCGAGCGGCTGGACCCCGACACCTACCACCGACTCGCCCGGGCGGTCTACGTCGAGATGGCCCTGGCCGGGATCACCTGCGTGGGCGAGTTCCACTACCTGCACCACGCACCCGGCGGGGATCGCTACGCCGACCCCAACGCCATGGGCCACGCCCTGGCGGCCGCCGCGGCCGACGCGGGGATCCGGATCACCCTGCTGGACGTGTGCTACCTGTCCGGCGGGCTGGACGGGAACGGCGTCCACCAGCCGCTGGCCGGGCCCCAGCTGCGCTTCGGCGACGGGGACGCGGACGGGTGGGCCGAACGCGCCGCCGCCTTCCGTCCCGGGGGCGGGCACGTGCGCACGGGAGCGGCCGCCCACTCGGTGCGCGCCGTCCCCGCCGCGCAGCTGCCCGAGGTGGCCGCTTTCGCCGCCGGGCGCGACGCCGTGCTGCACGTCCACGTCTCCGAGCAGCCCGGTGAGAACGCCGCCTGCCTGGCCGCCTACGGCCGCACCCCCACGGCCGTGCTCGCCGACGCGGGCGCGCTCACCCCGCGCACCAGCCTGGTGCACGCCACCCATCTGAGCGACGCCGACGTGGCGGCCGTCCGCGCGGCCGGGTCCACGGTGTGCCTGTGCCCCACGACCGAGCGCGACCTGGCCGACGGCCTGCCGCGCACCGGCGACCTGCTGCCCGCCCCGCTCAGCCTGGGCACCGACCAGCACGCCCTGACCGACATGTTCGAGGAGGCCAGGGCGGTCGAACTCCACGAGCGCCTGCGCACCCACCGGCGCGGCACCCTGGGCGCCGGGGAGCTGCTGCGCGCGGCCACCGCGCACGGGCACGCCAGCCTCGGCTGGACCCGCGAACCGGGGGCCGCCGCCCCCGGGGCGTCCGAGGGGTCGGCGCACGTCGGAGCGGGACCACAGGAACCCCCGCGCGGGGCTTCCGACGCCGGTGTCCTGGCCCCCGGGGCGCGGGCCGACCTGGTCAACGTCCCCCTGGACGGAACCCGCCTGGCCGGGGCCGACCCCGCCCGGGCCGCCGACGCCGTCGTCTTCGCCGCCGCCTCCGCCGACGTGCGGCACGTGATGGCCGACGGGCGCTGGACCGTCCGCGACGGCGTCCACACCCTGGTTCCCGACACCGCGCGCGAACTCGACACGGTCATCAAGGAGGTCCTCACATGA